The following are from one region of the Alphaproteobacteria bacterium genome:
- the gtdA gene encoding gentisate 1,2-dioxygenase has translation MAKAERQAYYDRIGADSLAPLWEVLHNLVPKEPPRTCAAHIWHYDKIRHFVLEAGDLITAEEAERRVLVLENPGLQGTNQVTPSLYAGLQLILPGEIAPSHRHTQSALRFVIEGDGAYTAVDGERTIMHEGDFVITPPWTWHDHGNESDRPMVWMDGLDVPLVNYLDAGFAEKYPEAVQPIGRPVGDAPARYGQGLLPDGYQSGSLCSPIFNYRYDRTRAALETMRRTEDWDPCHGLKMRYVNPVDGGWAMPTMGTSIQLLPKGFATTPYRSTDATVFSAVEGKGRLAVGDVTLEWGPRDVFVVPAWAWNYFEADEDAVVFSFSNRPVQEKLGLFREQRGNAED, from the coding sequence ATGGCGAAAGCGGAACGTCAGGCCTATTACGACCGCATCGGCGCCGACAGCCTGGCGCCGCTGTGGGAGGTGCTCCACAATTTGGTGCCGAAGGAGCCGCCGCGGACCTGCGCGGCCCATATTTGGCACTACGACAAGATCCGCCACTTCGTGCTCGAGGCCGGCGATCTGATCACCGCTGAGGAGGCGGAGCGTCGGGTCCTGGTGCTGGAGAATCCGGGCCTCCAGGGGACCAACCAGGTCACGCCGTCGCTCTATGCCGGGCTCCAGCTCATCCTGCCCGGCGAGATCGCGCCCAGCCATCGCCATACCCAGTCGGCGCTGCGCTTCGTTATCGAAGGCGACGGCGCCTATACCGCCGTCGACGGCGAACGGACGATCATGCACGAGGGCGATTTCGTCATCACGCCGCCCTGGACCTGGCACGACCACGGCAATGAATCGGATCGGCCCATGGTGTGGATGGACGGCCTCGACGTGCCGTTGGTCAATTATCTCGATGCCGGCTTCGCCGAGAAATATCCCGAAGCCGTGCAGCCGATCGGCCGGCCGGTCGGCGACGCGCCGGCGCGCTATGGCCAGGGCCTGCTGCCGGACGGCTATCAGTCCGGTTCGCTATGCTCGCCGATCTTTAATTATCGCTATGACCGAACCCGTGCGGCATTGGAAACGATGCGCCGGACCGAGGATTGGGATCCCTGTCACGGGCTCAAGATGCGCTACGTCAACCCGGTCGACGGCGGCTGGGCGATGCCGACCATGGGAACGTCGATCCAGCTTTTGCCCAAGGGTTTCGCCACCACACCCTACCGATCGACCGACGCCACCGTGTTCTCGGCGGTCGAGGGGAAGGGCCGATTGGCGGTCGGCGACGTAACCCTCGAATGGGGTCCGCGCGACGTTTTCGTTGTCCCGGCATGGGCTTGGAATTACTTCGAGGCCGATGAGGATGCGGTCGTCTTCAGTTTTTCCAACCGTCCGGTTCAGGAAAAACTCGGCCTGTTTCGCGAGCAGCGCGGCAACGCGGAAGATTGA
- a CDS encoding phenylacetic acid catabolic family protein: MTTHEIPQVDTCEDLKYYPEEYGNAVRKLVISHAINELQGARVFDEPAVALAPTPYAKWLTCRVAMEEYGHHVRFFELGREMGIAEADMVPERAEKRPLSIFDYPLETWEEFCVIKMLGDLAEILQVEDLVKCSFHPLRNLARMTMPEERFHAQFGVDFCGDLCQSEAGRTAVQAGIDRIFPSLPAFFGRDKSKNNEIFRKWGIKERTNEAMRADYVARAREVVEDQLGLTLPAVELAAA; encoded by the coding sequence ATGACGACCCACGAAATACCCCAGGTCGATACCTGCGAAGATTTGAAGTATTACCCGGAAGAATACGGGAACGCCGTGCGCAAGCTGGTGATCAGCCACGCCATCAACGAGCTGCAGGGTGCGCGGGTGTTCGATGAACCGGCGGTCGCCCTGGCGCCGACGCCTTATGCCAAGTGGCTGACCTGCCGCGTGGCGATGGAGGAATACGGGCACCATGTAAGGTTCTTCGAGCTCGGCCGCGAGATGGGGATCGCCGAGGCCGACATGGTCCCCGAGCGGGCCGAGAAACGGCCGCTGTCGATTTTCGACTATCCGCTCGAGACCTGGGAAGAATTCTGCGTCATCAAGATGCTCGGCGATCTGGCCGAAATCCTGCAGGTCGAGGATTTGGTCAAATGTTCGTTCCATCCGCTCCGCAACCTCGCCCGCATGACGATGCCGGAGGAGCGGTTCCACGCCCAATTCGGCGTCGATTTCTGCGGTGACCTGTGCCAGAGCGAGGCCGGACGCACGGCGGTGCAGGCCGGGATCGACCGCATCTTTCCGTCGTTGCCCGCGTTTTTCGGCCGTGACAAATCGAAGAACAATGAGATTTTCCGCAAGTGGGGCATCAAGGAGCGCACCAACGAGGCGATGCGCGCCGACTATGTCGCCCGCGCCCGCGAGGTCGTCGAGGATCAACTCGGACTAACCTTGCCCGCGGTCGAACTGGCTGCTGCGTAG
- a CDS encoding SDR family NAD(P)-dependent oxidoreductase — MPSTLLQDRVALVTGGARGIGKAIVEDLVDHGARVVIADSGTGIDGAGADPSPATDLAGALGDNTRAFTESVASPSAAQAAVDAALDAFGALDILVNNAAILRDAFVFKGDSGDWDAVIRNNLSAAYYLMTAVTPVLRNQAKAGRPPGRLVSIVSTAGLYGNYGQAAYSSAKAGLVGLTRIAALDMARTGVTANSVAPFAHTRVTDIIKPANDAQAAYKERAMKVLPRHVAAFVTYLCSADAQNVTGQLFGVRGREIFLFSQPRPVSWLVDEEEDWRAENIAGGMSAMVPSFTPLETDLESFNTDPVV, encoded by the coding sequence ATGCCATCGACATTGTTGCAGGACCGGGTTGCCCTGGTGACCGGTGGCGCGCGCGGCATCGGCAAGGCGATCGTCGAGGATCTCGTCGATCATGGCGCCCGCGTGGTCATCGCCGACAGCGGTACCGGGATCGACGGCGCCGGTGCCGACCCGTCGCCGGCGACGGACTTGGCGGGCGCACTGGGCGACAATACGAGGGCCTTCACCGAAAGCGTCGCCAGCCCATCGGCGGCGCAGGCAGCCGTCGACGCCGCGCTCGATGCCTTCGGCGCCCTCGACATACTGGTCAATAATGCGGCGATCCTGCGCGATGCCTTTGTCTTCAAAGGCGATTCGGGCGATTGGGACGCGGTTATCCGCAACAACCTGTCGGCGGCCTACTACCTGATGACTGCGGTGACGCCGGTGCTGAGAAATCAGGCCAAAGCCGGTCGGCCGCCGGGCCGGCTGGTCAGCATCGTCTCGACCGCCGGCCTCTACGGAAACTACGGTCAGGCGGCCTACAGCAGCGCCAAGGCCGGATTGGTCGGTTTGACTCGGATCGCCGCCCTCGACATGGCACGGACGGGGGTCACCGCCAACTCGGTGGCGCCGTTCGCCCATACCCGCGTCACCGACATCATCAAGCCGGCCAATGACGCCCAGGCCGCCTACAAGGAACGGGCCATGAAGGTGTTGCCGCGGCACGTCGCCGCCTTCGTGACCTATCTGTGTTCGGCGGACGCGCAGAACGTGACCGGCCAATTGTTCGGCGTTCGCGGCCGCGAGATCTTTCTGTTCTCGCAGCCGCGGCCGGTCTCCTGGCTGGTCGACGAGGAGGAGGACTGGCGCGCCGAGAACATCGCCGGCGGCATGTCGGCGATGGTCCCGTCGTTTACGCCGTTGGAAACCGACCTCGAATCATTCAACACGGACCCCGTCGTATGA